CTTCGAGCGCCTGCTGCGCGAGACGGGCGTGGAGGCCGGCCTGCTGTTCAACGGCAGCCAGTTGCGCCTGGTGGTGGCCCCCAAGGGCGAAAGCTCCGGCCACCTCACCTTCCCCCTGGCCGATCTGGCGGCGGTGAGCGGGCGGCTGATGTTCGCGGGCCTGGATCTGCTGCTGGGGGTGAGCCATGTGTTCCTCGACCCCGACGGCTACCGCCTCACGGATGTGCTGCGCAAGAGCCGCAGCTTCCAGGCGGTGGTCAGCAACGCCCTTGCCGATCAGGTGCTGGCGGCGCTGTGGGAGTTGCTGCGCGGCTTCCAGCAAGCCGATGAGCTGAGCGAGCGGCAGGACACCGAACTCCTGGGGGATCTGCCCACACGGGATCCGCAGCAGCTCTACGGCGGGTTGATCACGGTGCTGATGCGGCTGGTGTTCCTGCTCTACGCCGAAGACGAAGCGCTGATGCCCAGCGATGCGGTGTACGAACAGAATTACAAGGTGAGCGGGACCTTCGAGCAGCTCCAGCAGGACGAGGCCGAATACCCCGACACGATGGAGCAGCGCTTCGGCGCCTGGGCGGGCCTGATGAGCCTCTGCCGGCTGGTGTTCGATGGCGGCGGACCCACGGCCGACTACCTGCCGGCCCGCCACGGCCAGCTATTCGATCCGGAGGCCCACCCCTGGCTGGAGACACCCTGGATCAGCGATGGCGTGGTGCTGGCGCTGCTCCGCAACCTGCTGATCGTGAATGGTGAGCGCATCAGCTACCGGGCCCTCGATGTGGAGCAGATCGGCTCGGTGTACGAAGGAATCATGGGCTATGCGGTGCGCTGCATCCCCGGCCGTTGCATCGGCCTCAAGAGCAAGCCCCAGGGCGCCAAGAAGCAGCTCACCACGGCGGTGGATCTGGATGCCTTGCTGGCCCTGCCTGGATCCAGACGCAAAGCCTGGCTGGAGGAGGAAGCGGCCACCACTTTGCCGGCCAAGTCGGCCAATGCTCTGAAGGCCGCTGCCAGCGAGGCCGAGCTACTTGAGGCCCTGGCCCCGCGCATCAACCGCGAGCTGTTCGATGGCCCCCAGGCGGCCGGCAGCCTGGTGTTCCAGCCTACCGAAGAGCGGCGGCGCAGTGGCAGCCACTACACGCCCCGGGCGCTCACCCGGCCGATCGTGGAGGAGGCACTGCGCCCCTGGAAGGAGCGCTGCGGCGGCAAGCCCACGGCCGCCCAGATTCTGGATCTCAAGATCTGCGATCCGGCCATGGGCTCCGGCGCATTCCTGGTGGAGAGCTGCCGCTATCTGGCCGAACTGCTGGAGCAGGCCTGGACCCGCGAAGGGTTGCCGGATGCATTGAAACCAGGTGGCCATGCCCTGGGCGAAGAACCGCTGATCTATGCCCGCCGCCTGATCGCCCAGAGCTGCCTCTACGGGGTCGACAAGAACCCCTTCGCCGTGAACCTGGCGCGGCTCAGCCTGTGGCTGGTGAGCCTGAGCAAGGACGCGCCGTTCACTTTCGTGGATCACGCCCTCAAGTGCGGCGACTCCCTGGTGGGCATGGAGCGATCCGAGATCGAGAAGGCCCTGAAGGGGGCCAGCCTGCAACGCGAGCTACAGGTGGAGTATCTGGATCAAGTGCGCCAGCAGGAAGCGCGCAGCTTTGCCCTGTTCCATGCCGACAGCCGCAACGATGCCGACGACGCCCTGAAGCGCCAGGCTCTGGAGGATCTGAACGCCAGCACGGCCTACCTGCGCACGGTGGGTGATCTGCTGGTGGCGGCGTTCTTCAACGGCAAGAAGCCAAAGGATCGTGAGGAGCTGAGGCAGCTCTACCTGGAGGCCACCCTGCAGCACAGTTCAGCAGAGGAACTGGAGGAAGAACTCGCCGAGCCCCTGGAGCGACTGCGTTCAGGCGAAAAAGGGATTCAGCCATTGCATTGGCAGCTGGCCTTCCCGGACGTGTTCGCGCGAGATCAGCCAGGCTTCGATGTGTTCGTTGGCAACCCACCTTTCCTGGGAGGGAACAAGATATATCCCATCATGGGAGAGACTTACCCGGATTGGCTAAGAAGCAGGTTCGCAAACTCAGGTGGCAAAGGGGTGGACCTTGTTTGCTACTTCTTTAGAGCCGCATATCAGCTGCTTGCTCCCGATGGTTGCCTTGGCCTAATCTCAACAAGCACAATCGCGGAAGGTGATACAAGAATAGCCGGGCTCAAGCAAATTACCACAAGCCAGGGCGCTATTTACAGCGCAGTCAAGAAGATGCCATGGCCGGGAGTCGCGGCCGTGAGTATTAGCATCGTCCATATTTGCAAGAATGTCAGCGGACAGTGCCCTGCAAGCTTCAACTCCTATCTTCTTTCATCACCTATCGAGCAGGATCCACAAAAGTTGGCATCAAACCAGGATACCGCATTTCGAGGTTGCGTAATTTACGGTGATGGCTTCATTTATAGAGATGAGCATTCCGAGGAGAATGCTGGCACCCAAAGCGATGCATTGCGCCTGCTACAAGAAGACCCCCGGCATGCGCAAGTCTTGAAACCTCTAATTGGCGGCAAGGAGCTAACTACGAGCCCGTCAGTCAGTCACGAGAGATACGCCATCTGTTTTGGCGAGATGTCTCTTGATGAGGCCTCAGCTTGGCCAGAATTGCTTGAGGTAGTCAGAACCAAAGTCAAGCCCATGCGCGATTCGATTGAGGGTGTATACTCAATTGCCAAAAGACGCAAGGAGTACTGGTGGCAATATGGGTCATACACCCCTGCACTTTACAAAGCGATTAATAACAAGACCAAAGTGCTTGCCATTTCACAAGTGACCACGCATATAGCATTTGCGAAAGTGAATGCTGATACAGTCTTCTCAAATAGGCTCATTGTATTGACCTCTGATAGTGCAGACACTAATTTCGCATTATTGCAGTCTAGTATTCACCAGTCTTGGGCGATTCGCTTTGGGGCCAGTCAGGACGAGCGCTTTGTCTATGGACCCGAAGAATGCTTCGACACCTTCCCCTTCCCCGTCGCCCTGCTCGAATCCAGCGCCAACGATCCCACATACGAAGCCATGCGCCAGAGCCTTGAAGCCATCGGCGAGCGCTACCACCAGTTCCGTGCCGAGATAATGGTGGCCAACAACGAAGGTCTCACCAGCACCTACAACCGCTTCCACGATCCCGCCGAAACCAGCCCCCAGCTGCTGGAACTGCGCCGCCTTCATGGCGAGTTGGATCAGGCGGTGCTGCAGGCCTACGGCTGGAGCGATGTGCCCACCGCCTGCGGCTTCGTCCTCGACTATCTCGACCCCGACGACGAGGTCCAGCTCCCCTACGAGCTGCAGGAGCGAATCAAATGCGGCGAGCTGTTCTTCTGGGGGGCCCATGAGGCCCTGGCCTTCCAGGCCCAACTGCGTGCCCATGGCGCCGTGAAGGCCACAAAGAAGCTGCCCTGGCGTTACCGCTGGCCCGATGCCGTCCGCGACGACGTACTCGCCCGCCTGCTCGCCCTCAACGCAGAGCGCTACGCCGAGGAGGTGGCGCAGGGTCTACATGTCAACGGAGCCAGGCAGGCTGCGAGCGCAGAGCCAGAAGCAGGTGGCACAGCCGGCAAACGACGGGGGCGCCCGGCGAAGGCGGCCCAGGCAGGCAAGACTGGTACCCTGCCTGCCGAACAGATGGGGCTGGCGTTATGAGCCCTGCGGCGATCTACCAATGCAACCCAGTAACCAGCCCGCCAAAACCTTCGTTTAGCCATTTGGTCAGTTGAGCTTCTAAACAAAAACTGTGAACTTGCCGACTCCACTCGGTCGTTTCTAGATGAGCCAGCCAAGGTAGTTGCCAATTGCTACCACATCTTCCTTGAGCGCGAGCTATGTGAGAGACTGCTTTGGCAACGTTGGGCCGAGTTCACTCGTATGAGTGACCGTAAGGCTAGCCTGAATAAACAACTTCAGCTAAGCTGGGCATAGCATTGAGAAAGAAGTGCCCCTTCAAATTCTTGGACTTGCTGAAGATAGGCGTACCACTACGCCAGTAGTCTACGCCCAAGTCCCCATCATCGAGTTTCTACCTCTCGTAGGAACCGAATTTGAGAGTTTTTCGATCCAACGCAGGCGCGAAAAGCACAAGGCATATGATCGTATGAAAAAGGATATCATCGAAGGTGCTCTACTTCCTTCGATTACTCTTGCGGTCAAGCCCGAGAGGGTACCCGATCTTAGACCCCTTCATGCCTCTTCTAGCTTTGATCAGCTTGCCCTGCGCTTAAGCCAACCAGGGCAAGTTAATATCCTTGATGGCCTACAAAGAACGTACATCATAAAGGACTTGGTTGACGAAGGTGTCGAATTAAATCCGCTTCAGACTCTTCATCTTGAGTTTTGGCTTGAGGATGATATCAACAATCTAGTCTATCGGATCATCGTCCTCAATGCAGGCCAAAAGCCAATGAGCATGAGGCACCAGATTGAGCTACTTTTCTCTACACTTAAGCAAAAACTGGAAGACGAAATAAAAGATTTAGAAATTTACAGAGAGCGAGACCAAACACGAAGAAGAAGTCCTCGAAAATTCGCACTCGACAGACTAGCCGCAGCTTATCAAAGCTATATTACAAGATCCCCAGAAGTAAGTCGTGAGAATATCGTGGCTCAGCAGATTGTAGAGGCAAATGCCATGGACGCATCTGAAGAGGAGCTTACCTCTGAATTTAACTCGTTTGTGCAACTCCTCAAGCGATATTGCCGTCTAGACGACGAAGTGTGTCGTGTATATCCAGAGCGCGATGATTCATCAGAAATGCCAACCGGGGCAAATTGGTTTGGGAGTGACAATGTGCTACAGGCATTCTTTTCAGCATACAGCCAATATGTTTCTGGTGAAATTCAAAAGCAACGAGCCGAAGCCGCCCTCGATAAGATATTACAGTGTCTTCGGAGATCCTCTCCGGAAGACGATCCACTTGGGCTTCATCGATTGCTTGAAATACAAAAAGGACTAAGCCCCCGCAAAGTCAACATTGGGACTGGCACTCGAAGGCTTCTATCAAACGGCTTCAAAGAGCTCTTTCGAGGTGAAGGTGATATATCAATGGAAGATTGCTGGACTCTTGCTGCTGAGTGACTATGGAAGCAGTCGAGATACAAAGCCTCATACAAGATGGGCTCTTACCGGATCTGAGGATGGCTCACATCCGAGTAGATGACGGGTTGTTAGTTATAAAAGATAAAGTGCCATTTCGTGTTTTCAGGGATTGCTCATATGACGAATGTTCAAACCTAGATATTTGTGATTCGAGCGGCTCGGTGATAGGCATGCTGCTTGGCACTCGCTCTTTAGGCCCTGTCAATGTTCGTGCGCTTACAGAATGGCAGCTGGCAGCTTACTTGCTAGAGCGAGAATACGTTGAATTCGACCAACCTATTCCTTTCGCTTTTGATTACGTTGTCATAGATTCATCGCGAGTTAATGACTATCAGAGAAAAATGAAGGACAGCAGTGAAATCTGGGGATCCTATTCCCACGTGAATACCAACTCCCGGTCTTCGGCTATAAGGCAGTGTCAATCAATTACTGCCATCCAAGGCATGAGGCTACCTACACCTTTTCATAAGGTAGCCCTTGAGCGAGCTGTTCAGGCATCGCATCCCTTTGAAAGATATTTGAAGTACTATCATGAGCTGGAACTGCTGTTTGATTGGATTGTCGTAAAAAAGATTCAAGCTCTTCAGAATGATTTGCAAGGCGCTGCCAAGCTTATTTCTTCATACCAGAGTGGCGACTTGCCTCGACTCAAAGACTTGATTCTCACTTACTGCAACGATGCCCCGAAAGTGCATTCCCTTCTTGCAAATATTTTAGATTATAGGATTACCGGAGCAAAGATTTTTCAGGACTATGGCAAGGAGGGAAACCCCCTGAAGGACTCCTGGAGTGATATGTGTACCGATCTAGGCAAGGGCTACTTCTTGAATCCACCCACAAAAGGAATGCCAAAGAATCAAGACAAATACGATAAGATTATTCTGGAGTCTGCTGCATACTGGATTTTTCGGATTAGGTGTTGCATCGCGCATCATCGAATCGGAGAGTATTTGCTTTCACAGAATGACGATGAGTTTGTAATTGAGTTTGGAGAACGATTGCTACTAGGAACAATAGGCATCATCCTTGAAAACCCTGACCTTCATGGAATGATGGAATAATGAGAAGTCAGGTTTCCTTGTTTGGCGGGCTGGTCAAACACCCAGACATATTACAGGGATAAACTAAATGCTGTCCACTGATGTTCAATTCCCGTGATGAAATGCAATGCCAATTAAATGCTTTCAACACTGCCGCTCATGCTAGATCTCCCAACCAAATAGACCGATATCCCGAATCAATCCGGCACCCGCGCCGCCAGATCCTCGGGTACTCGGAAGATCTCCCGCCGTCCGTCCTTACCTGCCATCAGGAGCCCTTGGGCAGCCAGCTTCTGCAGATCGCTGCGGGCGGTCTGATGACTCACCCCATGGCTGTTCTGGTGCGAGAGCACCGTGTAGCGGAAGCCGGAATGCCGAAGGGCATGCCGCAGCAGGGCCAGTTGGCGGTGGTTCAGACCGTCCATTCCCTCCAGCCGCTGCTGCAGGGCCCCCACCTCACCGGCCTTTCGTTCCAGGTAGGCATGCAGATTGGCGATGGCCTGCTGAATCACCTTCACCTGGGCCAGCAGGAAATAGGTGAGGTCGTTGTCGTCGCTCTCGCTTAGGAGAAACGAGCGCTCATACTGCCCCCTGGCCTTGTTGATCACCGAGGAGATCGAGACGAACTCGAACAGCCAGTAGCCCTGATGCAGCATCGCCCAGTAGAAGAGCGCCCGGGCGGTTCGGCCGTTGCCATCGCAGAAGGGGTGGTCGTAAGCCAGCCAGAAGTGCAGGGCGATGGCCCGCACCACTGGGTGGATGAACACCTTCGGGGTCTCGCCGTTGGCAAAGCGGCAAAGTTCTGCCAGCCGCTGCGGCAGCTCCTCAGCCGGTGGCGGCACATGGAACACGGTGCCGTAGGCGTCATCCACCACCACCTCCTTTACGGCTGGGCGCAGCCGGCCGGCATCGGCCGGGTCATCCAGCGTGTCCTCGCTCACCAGCCGGTGCAGATCCAGCACCAGCTGCGGTGTCAGCGGCTGCTTCCGCAGCTCCTGGATGCGCTGCATCGTCAGGAAGTTGTTGAGGATCATCCGCTCGGAGCGGTCGCGGGGCGGCCGCCGGCTGCGGATCATCGCTTTGGCCACATCCCGCGTCGTGGCAGCACCTTCCATCTGCGAGGAGGTGATCGCCTCCTCCATCAGCGAACTCAGCAGGTAGCGATCCCGGGTGGAGC
This genomic stretch from Cyanobium gracile PCC 6307 harbors:
- a CDS encoding Eco57I restriction-modification methylase domain-containing protein is translated as MPRRTPTIDPELRAHQEWLGYLQPVGLVVAPAAMVEAGWVVTRSGSELIERQERYREALEPLAADADPNGGDSDGERGFRELADLLTQHLGWEIEQLSRDPESIATHTKELPELGEVLAPTAVVPAATGDGAQLLVMELPLAAAFDQKFSDGDHLWRASAQERFERLLRETGVEAGLLFNGSQLRLVVAPKGESSGHLTFPLADLAAVSGRLMFAGLDLLLGVSHVFLDPDGYRLTDVLRKSRSFQAVVSNALADQVLAALWELLRGFQQADELSERQDTELLGDLPTRDPQQLYGGLITVLMRLVFLLYAEDEALMPSDAVYEQNYKVSGTFEQLQQDEAEYPDTMEQRFGAWAGLMSLCRLVFDGGGPTADYLPARHGQLFDPEAHPWLETPWISDGVVLALLRNLLIVNGERISYRALDVEQIGSVYEGIMGYAVRCIPGRCIGLKSKPQGAKKQLTTAVDLDALLALPGSRRKAWLEEEAATTLPAKSANALKAAASEAELLEALAPRINRELFDGPQAAGSLVFQPTEERRRSGSHYTPRALTRPIVEEALRPWKERCGGKPTAAQILDLKICDPAMGSGAFLVESCRYLAELLEQAWTREGLPDALKPGGHALGEEPLIYARRLIAQSCLYGVDKNPFAVNLARLSLWLVSLSKDAPFTFVDHALKCGDSLVGMERSEIEKALKGASLQRELQVEYLDQVRQQEARSFALFHADSRNDADDALKRQALEDLNASTAYLRTVGDLLVAAFFNGKKPKDREELRQLYLEATLQHSSAEELEEELAEPLERLRSGEKGIQPLHWQLAFPDVFARDQPGFDVFVGNPPFLGGNKIYPIMGETYPDWLRSRFANSGGKGVDLVCYFFRAAYQLLAPDGCLGLISTSTIAEGDTRIAGLKQITTSQGAIYSAVKKMPWPGVAAVSISIVHICKNVSGQCPASFNSYLLSSPIEQDPQKLASNQDTAFRGCVIYGDGFIYRDEHSEENAGTQSDALRLLQEDPRHAQVLKPLIGGKELTTSPSVSHERYAICFGEMSLDEASAWPELLEVVRTKVKPMRDSIEGVYSIAKRRKEYWWQYGSYTPALYKAINNKTKVLAISQVTTHIAFAKVNADTVFSNRLIVLTSDSADTNFALLQSSIHQSWAIRFGASQDERFVYGPEECFDTFPFPVALLESSANDPTYEAMRQSLEAIGERYHQFRAEIMVANNEGLTSTYNRFHDPAETSPQLLELRRLHGELDQAVLQAYGWSDVPTACGFVLDYLDPDDEVQLPYELQERIKCGELFFWGAHEALAFQAQLRAHGAVKATKKLPWRYRWPDAVRDDVLARLLALNAERYAEEVAQGLHVNGARQAASAEPEAGGTAGKRRGRPAKAAQAGKTGTLPAEQMGLAL
- a CDS encoding Fic family protein codes for the protein MHLSTRLPRKPPSLQEMLQRSGGLEETLPMLSRLATAADGDHYLHWDELRHRPPPEGLSHEQWWLAEKLSRRPTPLPLLASDGQAFWFSQPPVLLQGLHQIDMQAGASVVAPEAVNTRSTRDRYLLSSLMEEAITSSQMEGAATTRDVAKAMIRSRRPPRDRSERMILNNFLTMQRIQELRKQPLTPQLVLDLHRLVSEDTLDDPADAGRLRPAVKEVVVDDAYGTVFHVPPPAEELPQRLAELCRFANGETPKVFIHPVVRAIALHFWLAYDHPFCDGNGRTARALFYWAMLHQGYWLFEFVSISSVINKARGQYERSFLLSESDDNDLTYFLLAQVKVIQQAIANLHAYLERKAGEVGALQQRLEGMDGLNHRQLALLRHALRHSGFRYTVLSHQNSHGVSHQTARSDLQKLAAQGLLMAGKDGRREIFRVPEDLAARVPD